One genomic region from Skermania piniformis encodes:
- the leuS gene encoding leucine--tRNA ligase: protein MQKVEVQVPPESAVEQPRERYTAELAQRIEQKWQQRWRERGTFHAPNPVGPLSAPDGASVPPDKLFVQDMFPYPSGAGLHVGHPLGYIATDVFARFHRMRGENVLHALGYDAFGLPAEQYAVQTGTHPRITTETNIANMQRQLSRLGLGHDERRSFATTDPDYYRWTQWIFLQIYHSWYDRDQNRARRIDELEHEFADGTRTVPGGCVWTDLTASERADLLDTYRLVYLSDSMVNWCPGLGTVLANEEVTADGRSERGNFPVFRKRLRQWMMRITAYSDRLVDDLDLLDWPEQVKTMQRNWIGRSVGAQVRFASPAGDFEVFTTRPDTLFGATYVVLAPEHELVDALIAPTWPAGTDPRWTGGADTPAEAVATYRRSIAAKSDLERQENKDKTGVFLGSYATNPANGAQIPLFTADYVLLGYGTGAIMAVPGHDERDQEFAEAFGLPIVEVVGADGVLHDSEYLDGQDVATAKATVVARLEAVGRGVGRTEYKLRDWLFARQRYWGEPFPIVYDAAGRPHALPESMLPVTLPELDDFAPVSFDPDDDSSEPSPPLAKATDWVSVELDLGDGPQTYTRDTNVMPNWAGSSWYQLRYIDPTNQTEFCAEDNEAYWVGPRPELYGAGDPGGVDLYVGGVEHAVLHLLYSRFWHKVLFDLGHLTSSEPYRRLFNQGYIQAFAYTDSRGAYVPAEEVVERDGRFTYQGVEVFQEYGKIGKSLRNAVSPDEMYDRYGADTFRFYEMSMGPLDASRPWATKDVVGAHRFLQRIWRVVVDEETGATRVVDAEPDAATLRLLHRTIDGVTADYAALRDNTAGAKLIELNNHLTKQFPAGAPRSVVKPLVLMLAPLAPHLAEELWERLGNNASLAHGPFPIADPALLAADTIELPVQVNGKVRSKITVPAAATPAEIEAAALADEKIVTNLAGAAPRKVIVVPGRLVNVVR, encoded by the coding sequence GTGCAGAAGGTCGAGGTCCAGGTGCCGCCCGAGTCGGCGGTCGAGCAACCGCGCGAGCGCTACACCGCCGAACTCGCGCAGCGCATCGAACAGAAGTGGCAGCAGCGCTGGCGGGAGCGGGGCACATTCCACGCTCCCAACCCGGTCGGTCCGCTGAGCGCACCCGACGGCGCCTCGGTCCCGCCGGACAAGCTGTTCGTCCAGGACATGTTCCCCTACCCGTCCGGTGCCGGACTGCACGTCGGGCACCCGCTGGGCTATATCGCGACCGATGTGTTCGCCCGGTTTCATCGGATGCGCGGGGAGAACGTGCTGCACGCGCTCGGCTACGATGCATTCGGCCTGCCCGCCGAGCAGTACGCGGTGCAGACCGGCACCCACCCGCGGATCACCACCGAGACCAACATCGCGAACATGCAGCGGCAGCTGTCCCGGCTGGGGCTCGGACACGACGAACGCCGCTCGTTCGCCACCACCGATCCCGACTACTACCGCTGGACCCAGTGGATCTTCCTGCAGATCTACCATTCCTGGTACGACCGAGACCAGAACCGGGCACGACGGATCGACGAACTGGAGCACGAGTTCGCCGACGGCACCCGGACCGTGCCGGGCGGTTGCGTCTGGACCGACCTGACCGCGAGCGAGCGGGCCGACCTGCTGGACACCTATCGCCTGGTCTACCTGTCGGATTCGATGGTCAACTGGTGCCCCGGCCTGGGCACGGTACTGGCCAATGAGGAGGTCACCGCCGACGGTCGCAGCGAGCGGGGAAACTTTCCGGTCTTCCGTAAGCGCCTGCGGCAGTGGATGATGCGGATCACTGCGTACTCCGATCGACTGGTCGACGACCTGGACCTGCTGGACTGGCCCGAGCAGGTCAAGACGATGCAGCGCAACTGGATCGGCAGATCGGTCGGCGCCCAGGTCCGATTCGCCTCGCCCGCGGGTGATTTCGAAGTGTTCACGACCCGGCCGGACACCCTGTTCGGCGCCACCTACGTCGTGCTCGCGCCCGAGCACGAGCTGGTGGACGCGCTGATCGCGCCCACCTGGCCGGCGGGCACCGACCCGCGCTGGACCGGCGGCGCCGATACCCCGGCCGAAGCGGTCGCCACCTACCGCCGCTCGATCGCCGCGAAATCGGATCTGGAACGGCAGGAGAACAAGGACAAGACCGGCGTCTTCCTCGGCAGCTACGCCACCAATCCGGCGAACGGCGCGCAGATCCCCTTGTTCACCGCCGATTACGTGCTGCTCGGTTACGGCACCGGCGCGATCATGGCGGTGCCCGGTCACGACGAGCGCGACCAGGAGTTCGCCGAGGCGTTCGGCCTGCCGATCGTCGAGGTGGTCGGCGCCGACGGGGTATTGCACGACTCCGAGTATCTGGATGGTCAGGACGTCGCGACGGCCAAGGCCACCGTCGTCGCTCGCCTGGAGGCGGTCGGCCGCGGTGTCGGCCGAACCGAATACAAGCTGCGGGACTGGCTTTTCGCCCGTCAGCGGTACTGGGGTGAGCCGTTTCCCATCGTCTACGACGCCGCCGGCCGCCCGCATGCGTTGCCGGAATCGATGCTGCCGGTGACCCTGCCGGAGCTCGACGACTTCGCGCCGGTCTCGTTCGACCCGGACGACGACAGCTCCGAGCCGTCGCCGCCACTGGCCAAGGCGACCGACTGGGTCAGCGTCGAGCTCGATCTCGGCGACGGCCCGCAGACCTACACCCGCGACACCAACGTGATGCCGAACTGGGCCGGGAGCAGCTGGTATCAGCTGCGTTATATCGACCCGACCAACCAAACCGAGTTCTGCGCCGAGGACAACGAGGCCTACTGGGTCGGTCCGCGACCCGAGCTGTACGGCGCCGGCGACCCGGGCGGCGTGGACCTGTACGTCGGCGGGGTGGAGCACGCGGTCCTGCATCTGCTGTATTCCCGGTTCTGGCACAAGGTGCTGTTCGATCTCGGCCACCTCACCTCGTCGGAGCCGTACCGGCGGCTGTTCAATCAGGGCTACATCCAGGCGTTCGCCTACACCGACTCGCGCGGTGCCTACGTGCCCGCCGAAGAGGTCGTCGAGCGAGACGGACGCTTCACTTACCAAGGGGTCGAGGTCTTCCAGGAGTACGGCAAGATCGGCAAGTCGCTGCGTAACGCGGTGTCGCCGGACGAGATGTACGACCGCTACGGTGCGGATACCTTCCGGTTCTACGAGATGTCGATGGGGCCACTGGACGCCTCCCGGCCGTGGGCGACCAAGGACGTGGTCGGTGCTCATCGCTTCCTGCAACGGATCTGGCGGGTGGTGGTCGACGAGGAGACCGGCGCGACCCGGGTCGTCGACGCCGAGCCGGATGCGGCGACGCTGCGGCTGTTGCACCGCACGATCGACGGCGTGACCGCGGATTATGCTGCGCTGCGCGACAACACCGCGGGCGCCAAGCTGATCGAGCTGAACAACCATCTGACCAAGCAGTTTCCGGCCGGTGCCCCACGGTCGGTGGTGAAACCGCTGGTGCTGATGCTCGCGCCGCTCGCGCCGCACTTGGCCGAAGAGCTGTGGGAACGACTGGGGAACAACGCGTC
- a CDS encoding DoxX family protein has product MVNHDADESFGETDRRRRSRQVGATVMVAMGVLHFVVPKPFMAIVPKRLGAPRFWTYASGVAEAASGALLLSNDPAQRRAGGWAAAATIAAVYPANIQMAVDAGRPNTPFEWAAWLRLPLQFPMIAWAVGHARAR; this is encoded by the coding sequence GTGGTCAACCACGACGCCGACGAGTCGTTCGGCGAGACGGACAGGCGCCGCCGATCCCGGCAGGTCGGCGCCACGGTCATGGTCGCCATGGGTGTGCTGCACTTCGTGGTACCGAAACCCTTCATGGCGATCGTGCCGAAGCGGCTGGGGGCGCCGCGGTTCTGGACCTACGCCAGCGGCGTGGCCGAGGCTGCCAGCGGCGCCCTGTTGTTGTCGAACGATCCGGCGCAGCGACGGGCGGGCGGCTGGGCTGCCGCGGCCACCATCGCCGCCGTCTACCCGGCAAACATCCAGATGGCTGTCGACGCCGGCCGGCCCAACACCCCGTTCGAGTGGGCCGCCTGGCTCCGCCTCCCACTCCAGTTCCCGATGATCGCCTGGGCCGTCGGCCACGCTCGCGCACGCTGA
- a CDS encoding nuclear transport factor 2 family protein, which yields MHPFRAAVEARDHEAMVALLDDDVVFHSPIAHRPYAGKAVVGAILGAVLRIFEDFEYEREIGDPAARDHALIFRCTVDGLQLQGCDFLTVNEAGKITDFTVMLRPLKAVMAFAERMNVEFAAAMAALDA from the coding sequence ATGCATCCCTTTCGTGCCGCCGTCGAAGCTCGTGACCACGAAGCGATGGTCGCCCTGCTCGACGACGACGTCGTCTTCCACAGTCCGATCGCCCACCGGCCCTATGCGGGCAAGGCCGTCGTCGGTGCGATTCTCGGCGCGGTCCTGCGGATCTTCGAAGACTTCGAGTACGAACGTGAGATCGGCGATCCGGCCGCCCGCGACCATGCCTTGATCTTCAGGTGCACGGTCGACGGTCTGCAGCTGCAAGGCTGCGATTTCCTCACCGTGAACGAAGCCGGCAAGATCACCGACTTCACCGTCATGCTCCGCCCACTCAAAGCCGTCATGGCATTTGCGGAACGGATGAACGTCGAGTTCGCCGCGGCGATGGCAGCCCTCGACGCGTGA
- a CDS encoding TetR/AcrR family transcriptional regulator — protein MDTRGDSDMRARLLEAAAALLAEQGPNALSTRRIAAAAETSTMAVYTQFGSIDALVRAVVDEGFQRLADAFAACPNSLDPVADIARIGLAYVANARRNPNLYQVMFSTASLGRFRPVTPQELQTGRRDTFDVVTAACTRAVAAERFRPADGVVLSTQWWIVLHGYCMLELAHYIGAHAGVPKILSPMLSNLFVGLGDEPGRAASSIVAAGLSTPVST, from the coding sequence GTGGATACCCGAGGCGATTCGGACATGCGGGCGCGGCTCCTGGAAGCGGCGGCGGCGCTGCTGGCCGAGCAGGGCCCGAACGCGCTGTCCACCCGGCGCATCGCCGCGGCGGCCGAGACCTCCACGATGGCGGTCTACACCCAGTTCGGCTCGATCGACGCGTTGGTGCGCGCCGTCGTCGACGAAGGGTTTCAACGGTTGGCGGATGCGTTTGCCGCGTGCCCGAACAGCCTCGATCCCGTCGCCGACATCGCTCGAATCGGCCTCGCCTACGTTGCGAACGCCCGCCGAAATCCCAACCTGTATCAGGTCATGTTCAGCACGGCATCGCTCGGGCGCTTCCGCCCGGTCACCCCGCAGGAGTTGCAGACCGGCCGGCGCGACACCTTCGATGTGGTGACCGCTGCGTGTACCCGGGCCGTGGCGGCCGAGCGCTTCCGGCCGGCGGATGGGGTCGTGCTGTCCACGCAGTGGTGGATCGTCCTGCACGGATACTGCATGCTCGAGCTCGCGCACTACATCGGTGCACACGCCGGCGTGCCGAAGATCCTGTCCCCGATGTTGTCGAACCTTTTCGTCGGTCTCGGTGACGAGCCCGGGCGAGCCGCATCCTCGATCGTCGCCGCCGGCCTGTCGACTCCGGTGAGTACCTGA
- a CDS encoding acyl-CoA dehydrogenase gives MGHYKSNVRDLEFNLFEVLDLEPVLAEGAFEGLDRETIHDILVEVRRLAEGPYAASFADADRNPPTFDPETHTVTLPESMQRSLRAALDSGWDRLGLAPEVGGAPAPKVLTWSIVEMFLGANPAVHLYWSGNTFADIFFHVGTEEQKRWAAIAAERAWGGTMVLTEPDAGSDVGAGRTKAVRQDDGSWHLDGVKRFITSGDSGDMFENIFHLVLARPEGAGPGTKGLSLYFVPKYLFDPGTGEPGERNGVFVTGVEHKMGLKGSATCELTFGQHGVPAKGWLVGEVHDGIAQMFKVIEFARMMVGTKAIGTLSSGYLNALEYARTRVQGADMTTMADRNAPKVTIIHHPDVRRSLMRQKAYAEGLRAVYLYTAAHQDDLVAAHVSGADAATAARVNDLLLPVVKGVGSERAYQCLAESLQTLGGSGFLQDYPLEQYVRDAKIDSLYEGTTAIQAQDFFFRKIARDGGVALAHISAQITQFLDDEVGGKHLETERALLATALADVQASAGTMIGWLTEAQQQARLLYRIGLASVRFLLAVGDLLIGWRLLVAAAAALRALDADTVVPADGAFYEGKIAVAQFFARTVLPELSAARTIIAELDDEVMSVSEAAF, from the coding sequence GTGGGGCACTACAAGAGCAACGTCCGCGATCTCGAGTTCAACCTCTTCGAGGTCCTCGACCTCGAGCCCGTCCTGGCCGAGGGGGCCTTCGAGGGACTCGACCGGGAGACGATCCACGACATCCTCGTGGAAGTCCGGCGCCTGGCCGAGGGACCCTACGCCGCGTCGTTCGCCGACGCCGACCGCAATCCGCCCACCTTCGACCCGGAAACGCACACCGTGACGCTGCCCGAGTCGATGCAGCGGTCGCTGCGGGCGGCGCTCGACAGCGGTTGGGATCGACTCGGTCTGGCGCCGGAAGTCGGCGGCGCGCCCGCGCCGAAGGTGCTCACCTGGTCGATCGTCGAGATGTTTCTCGGCGCCAATCCCGCCGTTCACCTCTACTGGTCCGGAAACACCTTCGCGGACATTTTCTTTCACGTGGGCACCGAAGAGCAGAAGCGGTGGGCGGCGATCGCGGCCGAACGCGCGTGGGGCGGCACCATGGTGCTGACCGAACCGGACGCCGGTTCCGATGTCGGCGCGGGGCGCACGAAAGCCGTACGGCAGGACGACGGCTCATGGCACCTGGACGGGGTGAAGCGCTTCATCACCAGCGGTGACTCGGGCGACATGTTCGAGAACATCTTCCATCTCGTCCTCGCCCGGCCCGAGGGAGCCGGCCCCGGGACGAAAGGGCTGTCGCTGTACTTCGTGCCGAAGTACCTCTTCGACCCGGGCACCGGCGAACCGGGGGAACGCAACGGCGTGTTCGTCACCGGGGTGGAGCACAAGATGGGTCTCAAGGGCTCGGCCACCTGCGAACTCACCTTCGGCCAGCACGGCGTTCCGGCCAAGGGCTGGCTGGTCGGCGAGGTGCACGACGGCATCGCGCAGATGTTCAAGGTGATCGAATTCGCGCGAATGATGGTGGGCACGAAGGCGATCGGGACCCTGTCGAGCGGGTACCTGAACGCCCTGGAGTACGCCCGAACGCGCGTGCAAGGCGCGGACATGACGACGATGGCCGACCGCAATGCGCCGAAGGTGACCATCATCCACCATCCGGATGTGCGGCGGTCGCTGATGCGCCAGAAGGCATACGCCGAGGGCTTGCGCGCCGTGTATCTCTATACCGCCGCGCACCAGGACGACCTCGTCGCGGCGCATGTTTCCGGCGCCGACGCAGCGACGGCCGCGCGGGTCAACGATCTGCTGCTGCCGGTCGTGAAGGGAGTCGGTTCCGAGCGCGCCTACCAGTGCCTGGCCGAATCCCTGCAGACACTCGGCGGTTCCGGCTTCCTGCAGGACTACCCGCTGGAGCAGTACGTGCGCGACGCCAAGATCGATTCGCTGTACGAAGGTACGACGGCGATCCAGGCACAGGACTTCTTCTTTCGCAAGATCGCCCGAGACGGCGGCGTTGCGCTGGCCCACATTTCCGCGCAGATCACGCAGTTCCTCGACGACGAGGTCGGCGGCAAACACCTCGAAACCGAACGCGCATTGCTGGCAACGGCACTGGCCGACGTGCAAGCCTCGGCCGGCACGATGATCGGCTGGTTGACCGAGGCGCAGCAGCAAGCCCGGCTGCTGTACCGGATCGGGCTCGCCTCGGTGCGGTTCCTGCTGGCGGTCGGCGATCTGCTGATCGGATGGCGGCTGCTCGTCGCGGCCGCAGCAGCGCTACGCGCCCTCGACGCCGACACCGTGGTCCCCGCAGACGGCGCGTTCTACGAGGGCAAGATCGCGGTCGCGCAGTTCTTCGCCCGCACCGTGCTCCCCGAGCTGTCGGCCGCCCGGACGATCATCGCCGAGCTCGACGACGAGGTGATGAGCGTGTCCGAAGCGGCGTTCTGA
- the trxA gene encoding thioredoxin produces the protein MPDATHGTPRCANCKHDLPWLVDASDTDFDQIVDTSKLVLVDLWAAWCGPCRMVAPVLAKLSVEFAGRLKVVKVDVDRSPQLAQRYRAQSIPMLLFLQDGQVVRTVVGAQPEGTLRTMITSRLDAAGEPRA, from the coding sequence GTGCCCGACGCCACCCACGGGACGCCGCGCTGCGCGAACTGTAAGCACGACCTGCCGTGGCTGGTGGATGCGTCGGACACCGATTTCGACCAGATCGTCGATACGAGCAAGCTGGTGTTGGTCGATCTCTGGGCAGCATGGTGTGGGCCGTGCCGCATGGTCGCGCCGGTGTTGGCGAAGCTCAGCGTCGAGTTCGCCGGCCGGCTCAAGGTGGTCAAGGTCGACGTCGACCGATCGCCCCAGCTGGCCCAGCGCTATCGCGCGCAGAGCATCCCGATGCTGCTGTTCCTGCAAGACGGGCAGGTGGTCCGGACGGTCGTCGGGGCGCAGCCCGAGGGCACGCTACGAACGATGATCACGAGCCGGCTGGATGCTGCGGGTGAGCCGCGGGCGTAG
- a CDS encoding SdpI family protein, translated as MFVISVVLFVLAAAGAMSGLAGWFGRLPRSSGFGVRTEASMQDDAAFRTVNRAAAPAVLTAAVLIAVAGAATLALPGPWGWLAALGLVGLALGTAGIGATVASQAAAPVADDGCGQACGSCALRDGCAPAGPHS; from the coding sequence GTGTTCGTGATCTCCGTCGTGCTGTTCGTGCTGGCCGCGGCCGGCGCGATGTCCGGCCTCGCCGGCTGGTTCGGCCGGCTGCCCCGCAGCAGCGGGTTCGGCGTACGCACCGAAGCATCGATGCAGGACGACGCCGCGTTCCGGACGGTGAACCGAGCGGCCGCGCCCGCCGTGCTCACCGCCGCCGTGCTGATCGCGGTGGCCGGCGCCGCGACACTGGCGCTGCCCGGGCCGTGGGGTTGGCTCGCTGCGCTGGGTCTGGTCGGGTTGGCGCTGGGCACCGCCGGGATCGGCGCGACCGTTGCCTCGCAGGCGGCTGCGCCCGTCGCCGACGACGGCTGTGGCCAAGCCTGCGGCAGCTGCGCGCTGCGCGACGGATGCGCGCCGGCAGGTCCGCACAGCTAG
- a CDS encoding TIGR04222 domain-containing membrane protein, translated as MDTWGIPGPMFLLGYLFVAVGAVLLTVLVRRARDGRPDADPERTPTGPEAGMLNRDVNAIAAAMAQLRADGLIDSTGGHTDRRPGRLEPFTRAVYDALGHGGKSLPELRSELADPLARLRTSLTDAGLLTSPDQRRDRLFTAFPVLLVLLVGIARIFAGLANGKPVLLLVLAVTVLGVVLVVLCLPQRRTRLGNRTLQAATRRNQALRPGNRPALAAYGPGGAGLAAGLFGGAALWSLDPSLAAAAGVESTGGSGGSSCGGTISSGGGCGGGGGGGCSSGGGGGGCGG; from the coding sequence ATGGATACCTGGGGTATTCCCGGCCCGATGTTCCTGCTGGGTTATCTGTTCGTCGCGGTGGGTGCCGTGCTGCTCACCGTCCTGGTCCGCCGAGCCCGAGACGGCCGCCCGGATGCCGACCCGGAGCGGACGCCGACCGGCCCCGAGGCCGGCATGCTCAACCGGGACGTCAACGCCATCGCCGCTGCGATGGCACAGCTACGCGCGGACGGACTGATCGATTCCACCGGCGGGCATACCGACCGGCGACCCGGCCGCCTGGAACCGTTCACCCGCGCGGTGTACGACGCGCTCGGCCACGGCGGGAAGAGCCTGCCCGAGCTGCGCAGCGAGCTGGCCGACCCGCTGGCCCGGCTACGGACGTCGCTGACCGACGCGGGCCTGCTCACCTCGCCGGATCAACGTCGGGACCGACTGTTCACCGCATTCCCGGTGCTGCTCGTGCTGCTCGTCGGGATCGCCCGGATCTTCGCCGGCCTCGCGAACGGCAAGCCGGTGTTGCTGCTGGTGCTGGCCGTGACCGTGTTGGGGGTGGTCTTGGTGGTGCTCTGCCTGCCGCAGCGCCGGACCCGGCTCGGCAACCGGACGCTGCAAGCGGCAACCCGACGCAACCAGGCGCTACGGCCGGGGAACCGACCGGCACTCGCCGCGTACGGCCCAGGCGGGGCCGGGCTGGCCGCCGGGCTGTTCGGCGGAGCGGCCTTGTGGTCGCTCGATCCGAGTCTGGCCGCCGCAGCCGGGGTCGAATCGACCGGCGGCAGCGGCGGGAGCAGCTGCGGCGGAACCATCAGCAGTGGCGGCGGTTGCGGCGGTGGCGGTGGCGGTGGATGCAGCAGCGGTGGCGGTGGCGGGGGGTGCGGCGGATGA
- a CDS encoding DUF692 domain-containing protein, with the protein MTGLLPSGVGIGWRPEICGLIAELDRPAFAEVIAESLGRAVPDELADLLASGVPVVPHGIGLSLGSADGIDPARVSHLARCAELVSAPLVSEHIAFVRGGGLEAGHLLPLPRTREALDVVVRNIARTQDGLPVPLAVENIAALFDWPDAEFTEAEFLTELLDRTGVYLLLDVANVYANARNRGRDPAVELARLPIERVAYCHVAGGHVADDRYHDTHTDPVPAEVLALVTAVAERTTATAGPVPFLLERDGNYPPRAQLFAELDAIADAAGRRRVTPGSVAVIG; encoded by the coding sequence ATGACCGGCCTGCTGCCGAGTGGGGTCGGGATCGGCTGGCGGCCGGAAATCTGCGGGCTGATCGCCGAACTCGATCGGCCGGCGTTCGCCGAAGTGATCGCCGAATCGCTCGGCCGCGCCGTCCCGGACGAGCTGGCGGACCTGCTCGCGTCGGGCGTACCGGTGGTGCCACACGGGATCGGGCTGTCGCTGGGCAGCGCCGACGGAATCGACCCGGCGCGGGTATCGCACCTGGCCCGCTGCGCCGAGCTGGTATCGGCACCGCTGGTCAGCGAGCACATCGCGTTCGTCCGCGGGGGTGGGCTGGAAGCGGGGCATCTGCTCCCGTTGCCCCGCACCCGGGAAGCGCTGGACGTGGTGGTGCGCAATATCGCCCGCACCCAGGATGGGCTCCCGGTGCCGCTCGCGGTAGAGAACATCGCGGCGTTGTTCGATTGGCCGGACGCGGAATTCACCGAGGCCGAGTTCCTTACCGAGCTGCTCGACCGTACCGGTGTGTATCTCCTGCTCGACGTCGCCAACGTCTACGCGAACGCACGCAACCGAGGCCGCGATCCCGCTGTCGAGCTGGCCCGGCTACCGATCGAACGGGTCGCCTACTGCCATGTCGCCGGTGGGCACGTCGCCGACGACCGCTACCACGACACGCATACCGATCCGGTTCCCGCCGAGGTGTTGGCGCTGGTCACCGCGGTGGCGGAACGGACGACGGCCACCGCCGGGCCCGTGCCGTTCCTGCTCGAACGCGACGGCAACTACCCGCCGCGGGCGCAGTTGTTCGCCGAGTTGGACGCGATCGCGGACGCCGCGGGCCGGCGCCGGGTCACGCCGGGCAGCGTCGCGGTGATCGGATGA
- a CDS encoding N-acetylglucosamine-6-phosphate deacetylase, which produces MSVDSRRSGARLFRAATVVAGGVVHRPGWLEVAADGRVSSVGPRPPTGGSACRATVDLRDGTVVPGFVDMHVHGGGGASFDAGSPEQVRTAIATHRAHGTTRMCASLVSAPPELLVRQVRALVPQVESGALAGIHLEGPWLAATRCGAHDPAALRLPKQDEIRRLLDAGAGTIRMVTLAPELPGAPAAIERFRAAGVVVAIGHTEADHRQTRAAIAAGASVATHLFNAMRPIGHREPGPVVALTADPRVTVELIADGVHLDPAMYRWVGGLVGPSRIALITDAMAAAGRPDGEYRLGTRPVTVTGGVARLTGSSTIAGSTATMDRLFRMACGVPDGPDDSRLLAAVLQTSTVPARALGIPVHDLSPGTLADLVVLSPEWEVRQVFSALD; this is translated from the coding sequence GTGTCGGTGGACAGTCGGCGTTCCGGCGCCCGACTCTTCCGGGCGGCGACGGTCGTTGCCGGCGGGGTCGTGCATCGGCCGGGCTGGCTCGAGGTGGCCGCCGACGGCCGGGTGAGTTCCGTCGGACCGCGCCCGCCGACGGGCGGTTCGGCGTGCCGGGCGACGGTCGATCTGCGGGACGGGACCGTCGTCCCCGGGTTCGTGGATATGCACGTGCACGGCGGCGGCGGCGCATCCTTCGACGCCGGCTCGCCCGAGCAGGTCCGCACCGCGATCGCCACGCATCGGGCGCACGGCACCACCCGGATGTGCGCGAGCCTGGTCAGCGCACCGCCGGAACTGCTCGTTCGCCAGGTCCGGGCGCTGGTACCGCAGGTGGAGTCCGGCGCGCTGGCCGGCATCCATCTGGAGGGACCGTGGCTGGCGGCGACCAGGTGTGGCGCGCACGACCCGGCAGCGTTGCGGCTACCGAAACAGGACGAGATTCGGCGGCTGCTCGACGCCGGCGCCGGCACCATCCGAATGGTCACCCTGGCCCCGGAACTGCCCGGCGCGCCGGCTGCGATCGAGCGGTTCCGGGCCGCCGGGGTGGTGGTCGCAATCGGGCACACCGAGGCCGACCACCGGCAGACCCGCGCAGCGATCGCCGCCGGGGCGTCGGTGGCCACCCACCTGTTCAACGCCATGCGGCCGATCGGCCACCGCGAGCCCGGCCCGGTCGTCGCGCTCACCGCGGACCCGCGGGTCACGGTCGAGCTGATCGCGGACGGGGTGCATCTCGATCCGGCGATGTATCGGTGGGTCGGCGGTCTGGTCGGTCCGAGCCGGATCGCGCTGATCACCGACGCGATGGCGGCGGCGGGTCGGCCGGACGGGGAGTACCGGCTCGGCACCCGCCCGGTCACCGTCACCGGCGGGGTGGCCCGGCTCACCGGTTCGTCCACGATCGCCGGCAGCACCGCGACGATGGACCGACTGTTCCGGATGGCCTGCGGAGTGCCGGACGGACCCGACGATTCCCGATTGCTCGCCGCGGTGCTGCAGACGTCCACGGTGCCGGCCCGGGCGCTGGGTATCCCGGTGCACGACCTGTCCCCCGGCACGCTCGCCGACCTGGTCGTGCTGTCGCCGGAGTGGGAAGTGCGGCAGGTGTTTTCGGCGCTTGATTAG
- a CDS encoding DUF1648 domain-containing protein → MRYHRIVDPWGLVFGIGLPLLAAATQLGVVGAWRARLPDRIATHWSGSEPDGFSNPTTFGWQMALVILLVGGGCCAIAALAQAMLLMRRTMLLVGLPVVGLLLAVGIGAVGVQLDQVAPEPRFPGWTLGVGTLVGFALGLLGARLLRDYRTRVPATAAPPVELPRGPAVPVAETVGFSGRDLTIVGGLLAVGVALGCWFTDSLWPLYTALPAALLLLWLSRYRITVDRRGVRVRNLGMTSVAVDLDEITGAEVVEVRALRDFGGWGLRVRRPGRYGIVTRTGTAVRIGTTGSLTLTITADKAAAMAGALNSYADRLHDRA, encoded by the coding sequence GTGCGGTACCACCGGATTGTCGACCCGTGGGGACTGGTCTTCGGAATCGGGCTGCCGCTGCTCGCCGCCGCGACCCAGCTCGGGGTGGTGGGGGCCTGGCGCGCCCGACTACCGGACCGGATCGCGACCCATTGGTCGGGCAGCGAGCCCGACGGGTTCAGCAACCCGACCACCTTCGGCTGGCAGATGGCTCTGGTCATCCTGCTGGTCGGCGGCGGTTGCTGTGCGATCGCCGCGTTGGCTCAGGCGATGCTGCTGATGCGCCGCACCATGCTCCTGGTCGGGCTACCGGTGGTCGGCCTGCTGCTGGCTGTCGGGATCGGCGCGGTAGGGGTGCAGCTCGACCAGGTCGCACCGGAACCCCGATTCCCCGGCTGGACGCTGGGCGTGGGCACACTCGTCGGGTTCGCTCTCGGTCTGCTCGGCGCCCGACTCCTGCGGGATTACCGGACCCGGGTGCCCGCGACCGCGGCACCGCCGGTCGAGCTGCCGCGGGGTCCGGCGGTGCCGGTGGCGGAGACAGTCGGATTCAGCGGTCGCGATCTGACCATCGTCGGCGGGTTGCTCGCGGTCGGGGTGGCGCTGGGCTGCTGGTTCACCGACTCGCTCTGGCCGCTGTACACAGCCCTACCGGCTGCGCTGCTGTTGCTGTGGCTCAGCCGCTACCGCATTACCGTCGACCGGCGCGGGGTACGGGTACGCAATCTGGGCATGACCTCGGTGGCGGTGGACCTGGACGAAATCACCGGCGCCGAGGTGGTGGAGGTCCGCGCGTTGCGTGACTTCGGCGGCTGGGGCCTGCGGGTACGCCGCCCCGGTCGCTACGGCATCGTCACCCGAACCGGGACCGCGGTCCGGATCGGCACCACCGGCTCGCTCACCCTCACGATCACCGCGGACAAAGCGGCCGCGATGGCCGGGGCACTGAACAGTTACGCCGACCGGCTGCACGACCGGGCGTGA